The genomic interval GTAAATAGGAACGCGTTAATGGCCGCAGAGTAGTAATAACGGGGATAAGCGATGATGTTTAGTCAAAACAGTGTTTGATTGTAAATAGGAACGCAATTGCACCGGTTTTTTTAGCCGGTTACATTTACCGGCACTAAAATCAGTATCGGTGAACCCTAGAATCGAAGAGATCCCATTAAGAGAATTTGACCTTTCTCTGTCAGAGATGCGGATTACGAATATGGACCGGATCCTGCAGGTGGAGAAGTCTATGCGCGTGCATGGTCAGTTGCAGGCTGTTGTGGCCAGGGTGCATGCAGGAGGGATCCAGCTGATCGATGGCTTCAAGAGGCTGTATGCCTCGGAGGACCTGATGATGGAGACGCTGCAGTGTCATCTGCTGGAGGTTGATCTCTCGCAGGCCAAGGTTCTGCTGTTAAGTTACAACCGTCCCCATCAATCCATGGAGGTATGGGAAGAAGCCCTGGTGCTAAAAGATCTTCTGGAGACGCACGAGATGGATCAGCGGCGTCTGGCCAGGCTGATTGGTTACAGCCGTTCGTGGGTCAGCCGGCGGTTGGCACTGGTTGACAAGATGAACGAGGAGGTCAGCGCTGAGATCCGGATGGGCACGCTGACGAGCAGCCATGCGCGCGCGCTGATCCGGTTGCCGCGCGGCAACCAGGGGGAAGTGGCCCGGGTGATGACCAGCTACCATCTGACCAGCCGCCAGAGCAACGCCCTGGCAGATGCTTTTCTGAAGGCCAAAGACGAAGACGGGCAGCGGGATATTCTCGCTCATCCGGAGCAAGTCATTGAGCGTACAGAGCCGTACTCAGAAGAATCAGAAGAAGTATATGATGGGCGGCTCTCCGGCTATGGCAATGATCTGATGCGATCCATCGTGGAGGTTCTCAGTGGTCTGGAGCAACTTTTGCCACTATTGGAGGATAAGCCTCAGGGCAGGATAAATGAATCCGAGAAAGTCATTATCACCCCGTTTCTAAGGAAGGCAGCTGGTTATGCCCGGCAGCTGACCGGGAAAATCAACCCTGTATAAATCCATCAAACAGAACAACACGCGAATGAAAGATGAAAGTTTAGAAAACAAGGTGGTCACCCTTTTTGGCGAAGGTTGGCCTATCCGACGGTTATCACGGGAGTTTAGAATATCCCGCGATCGCGTCCACCGCTTGCTGGTATCCAACTCTGCTTCACGTGATACCACCCCCAGGGAGATCATCAGTGTAAAAAAGAGACGTCCGGGCAAGCTGGGTCCTTACCAGGATTATATTGGTGAGTTGCTGGACAAATATCCTGACATCACCGGTCAGCGGGTGTATGAGCACTTGAAGGAAAAGGCTTTTGGCGGAGAGGTCACCATTGTTCGCCAGTACCTGAATAGCATCCGGCGGGTAGGTCCAAAATCGCCGGTACGGATGGTGGAAACGGATCCGGGCCAGCGGGGTGCTCACGACTGGAGCGATTACCAGATCACGTTTACCGGTACCGGCCACAGGGAACAGGTCACCTTTTTCAGTTATATCCTGTGCTACTCACGCCGTCAGTATATCAACGTGGTGGATGACAAAACGCAGAAGACCTTGTTTGGTGAACTGATCGCATCCTTTATCTACCTGGACGGAGTACCCCGGGAGATCAAAAGCGATAACCAGAAAGCGTGTGTGGACCGCTGGGAGATGGGCCAGCCGGTTTTTAATAGGAAATATCTCGATTTTGCGAGCCATTATTTATATCGTCCCCTGACGATCACCCCGGGAAAGCCCACTGAGAACCTGAAAGTAGAGCGGCCTTTTTACTATCTGGAACGCAGCTTTTTAAATGGCCGGGAGTTCAAAGACCGGGAAGACCTGAAAGCGCAACTGCGCCTATGGCTGACCGAGGTAAATGATCTACGCGAACATGGCACCACCCGCAGGCGGCCGATTGATCTGTACCTGGAAGAGCATCCCTTTTTACAGGTTCTCCCGGCCAATCATTATGACACCTCGGTGCTGACCCACCTGGTGGTTAACCAGGAGTCGTGCGTGCAGTGGAAGGGGTATCAATATGTGGTACCGCAGAAATATATGTACGAGTTATGCCCGGTGCGCGTCACAGAGGAGCAACTGGTGGTATACTCACCCGATGGAGAGCCGCTGGTAACCCTTCCGCTGGCCAAACAGGGCCAGAAGGAGCGGTATGTAGGAGTACCTCAGCAAACCAGGCGGAAGATCGATTTTGCCCTGTCGGATGTG from Candidatus Brocadiia bacterium carries:
- a CDS encoding ParB/RepB/Spo0J family partition protein translates to MRITNMDRILQVEKSMRVHGQLQAVVARVHAGGIQLIDGFKRLYASEDLMMETLQCHLLEVDLSQAKVLLLSYNRPHQSMEVWEEALVLKDLLETHEMDQRRLARLIGYSRSWVSRRLALVDKMNEEVSAEIRMGTLTSSHARALIRLPRGNQGEVARVMTSYHLTSRQSNALADAFLKAKDEDGQRDILAHPEQVIERTEPYSEESEEVYDGRLSGYGNDLMRSIVEVLSGLEQLLPLLEDKPQGRINESEKVIITPFLRKAAGYARQLTGKINPV
- the istA gene encoding IS21 family transposase; its protein translation is MKDESLENKVVTLFGEGWPIRRLSREFRISRDRVHRLLVSNSASRDTTPREIISVKKRRPGKLGPYQDYIGELLDKYPDITGQRVYEHLKEKAFGGEVTIVRQYLNSIRRVGPKSPVRMVETDPGQRGAHDWSDYQITFTGTGHREQVTFFSYILCYSRRQYINVVDDKTQKTLFGELIASFIYLDGVPREIKSDNQKACVDRWEMGQPVFNRKYLDFASHYLYRPLTITPGKPTENLKVERPFYYLERSFLNGREFKDREDLKAQLRLWLTEVNDLREHGTTRRRPIDLYLEEHPFLQVLPANHYDTSVLTHLVVNQESCVQWKGYQYVVPQKYMYELCPVRVTEEQLVVYSPDGEPLVTLPLAKQGQKERYVGVPQQTRRKIDFALSDVVTRLQDLGPEMSGYIGHLKRHKPTSWGHHLRRLLALKVNYRVDDILIAVRRAQQYKVYEAGTIERFLENNSEPRYPIKLTFKPQNSNDDEH